The Patescibacteria group bacterium genome window below encodes:
- a CDS encoding permease, which yields MYWYFLWRNLRVSKGKKFEIALVLIFGLVVGVLWLRGIPAGQGLGRTAVGFGFNIFKVLPCAFVLIGLFEVWVKPETVEKHFGAQSGLQGHFWAMLLAGTTVGGLYVAFPVAVALYRKGARLAVIFAYIGAAAIVRIPMTIFEATFMGIQFTIIRLIISIPLVLVSAELLGRFLHKHGYVLRT from the coding sequence ATGTATTGGTATTTTTTATGGAGAAATTTGAGAGTGAGTAAGGGCAAGAAGTTCGAGATCGCGCTGGTTTTAATCTTTGGATTGGTTGTCGGTGTGTTATGGCTTAGGGGAATTCCCGCCGGACAGGGTTTAGGGCGCACGGCTGTCGGTTTTGGCTTTAATATCTTCAAAGTCTTACCCTGCGCTTTTGTGCTCATCGGTTTGTTTGAAGTCTGGGTAAAGCCGGAAACCGTCGAAAAGCATTTCGGTGCGCAATCCGGATTACAAGGTCATTTCTGGGCGATGCTACTGGCGGGCACGACGGTGGGCGGTTTGTATGTGGCTTTTCCCGTTGCCGTAGCGCTTTACCGGAAAGGCGCACGCCTGGCGGTCATTTTCGCATATATTGGCGCGGCGGCGATTGTGCGGATTCCAATGACGATTTTCGAAGCGACCTTTATGGGCATTCAGTTCACAATTATCCGCCTGATCATTTCCATTCCATTGGTATTGGTCAGTGCGGAACTATTAGGTCGCTTTTTACATAAACACGGCTATGTTCTCCGTACATAG
- a CDS encoding permease, with translation MTFFYILTVVAIGLSLMIDRGKSWQALRIALKRFLHILPDLLMMIVLVSVVLLLVPERTIARYLGTHNIYLSAALAAILGSVTLMPGFIAYPLCGLLLEKGVPYLVLGIFSTTLMMVGVVTFPLEQHYFGTRVALIRNLLSLLIALIVGICIGIFYGEI, from the coding sequence ATGACTTTCTTTTATATTCTGACTGTCGTCGCAATTGGTTTGTCTTTGATGATCGACCGCGGGAAATCGTGGCAGGCACTCCGCATTGCTTTGAAGCGTTTCCTGCATATTCTGCCGGATTTGCTTATGATGATTGTGCTGGTTTCCGTGGTTTTACTACTGGTCCCCGAGCGCACGATCGCCCGTTATCTTGGAACGCATAATATTTATCTTTCCGCCGCCCTGGCGGCTATCCTGGGTTCGGTAACGCTGATGCCGGGTTTTATCGCCTATCCGTTGTGCGGTTTGCTTTTAGAGAAGGGTGTTCCATATTTAGTGCTCGGCATTTTTAGCACGACCCTGATGATGGTAGGAGTCGTCACTTTTCCGCTGGAGCAACATTATTTTGGAACCAGGGTCGCGCTGATCCGCAATCTGCTGAGTCTGTTGATTGCCCTGATTGTCGGAATATGTATTGGTATTTTTTATGGAGAAATTTGA
- a CDS encoding permease, with translation MKQPTKPAMSQTKNEWAIAIVLMIITVIVGTALPSVRGRIVQSAWSVAREMLFILPAVLVLMGLFAVWVSKETVNKYLGRTSGVRGVLLALFFGALPTGPLYIAFPLAAGLAQKGARTSNIVIFLTAWACIKIPQELVEWQFLGARFMLARLTLTIFFACLIGFIVERALTIKAPKTSL, from the coding sequence ATGAAACAACCGACCAAACCGGCGATGAGTCAAACCAAAAACGAATGGGCGATTGCGATTGTCTTGATGATTATCACAGTAATTGTCGGAACTGCCTTACCGTCCGTTCGCGGGCGAATAGTGCAATCTGCCTGGTCGGTCGCCCGCGAAATGCTGTTCATTCTGCCGGCGGTATTGGTATTGATGGGACTATTTGCCGTCTGGGTATCCAAAGAGACGGTGAATAAATATTTAGGGCGTACGTCTGGTGTGCGGGGCGTCTTGCTGGCGCTCTTTTTTGGTGCTCTACCGACCGGTCCGCTATATATCGCCTTCCCGTTAGCGGCTGGATTGGCGCAAAAAGGCGCCCGCACTTCCAATATTGTCATTTTTCTGACTGCCTGGGCGTGTATTAAAATTCCTCAGGAACTGGTCGAGTGGCAGTTTCTCGGCGCCCGGTTTATGCTGGCGCGCCTGACACTGACAATATTTTTTGCCTGTTTAATCGGGTTTATTGTCGAACGCGCGCTGACAATTAAAGCACCAAAAACAAGTCTTTGA